A single region of the Lacerta agilis isolate rLacAgi1 chromosome 9, rLacAgi1.pri, whole genome shotgun sequence genome encodes:
- the INO80B gene encoding INO80 complex subunit B, with protein sequence MSQAWRRPEAGARMEGAARGDEDESSNHGSHKKKHKKHKKKHKKRHHREEAGMPAVEPLAALPKPQLKLKIKLGGQILGTKSVPTFTVIPERPRSPSPLMVVDDEDEPMEGVPIEQYRAWLDEDSNLEPSPLPELDTEEQRWLDALERGELDDNGELKKEVDESLLTARQKALLHKQQSQPLLELPMGYKAKELTEEMLVKREERARQRRLQAAKKAEENKNQTIERLTKTSKAKVKTLRERKAKAAAAPMVSYRNAADGITVSFPLGVPAPLLPSLPPAVPLPTPCGVGGCPNLKRYSCSLTGVPLCSLACYKKNLLLQQVAA encoded by the exons ATGAGCCAAGCGTGGCGGAGGCCGGAGGCCGGAGCCCGGATGGAAGGCGCCGCGCGGG GAGATGAGGATGAGTCCAGCAACCATGGGTCCCACAAGAAGAAGCACAAGAAGCACAAGAAAAAACACAAGAAGAGGCATCACCGCGAGGAGGCGGGCATGCCGGCGGTGGAGCCTCTGGCCGCCCTGCCGAAGCCTCAGCTGAAGCTCAAGATCAAGCTTGGAGGACAGATCTTGGGCACTAAGAG TGTGCCAACCTTCACCGTCATTCCCGAGAGGCCGCGCTCTCCCTCCCCACTGATGGTCGTGGATGATGAGGATGAGCCGATGGAAGGGGTGCCCATTGAACAATATCGTGCATGGCTGG atGAGGACAGTAACCTGGAGCCGTCTCCCCTGCCGGAACTCGATACTGAGGAGCAGCGCTGGCTGGATGCCCTGGAGCGCGGGGAGCTGGATGACAACGGGGAGCTCAAGAAGGAGGTGGATGAATCCCTGCTCACAGCCAGGCag AAAGCCCTCCTGCACAAGCAACAGAGCCAGCCACTGCTGGAGCTTCCGATGGGCTACAAGGCCAAGGAGCTGACGGAGGAGATGCTGGTGAAGCGAGAGGAACGCGCTCGCCAGCGGCGCCTCCAGGCGGCCAAGAAGGCGGAGGAGAACAAGAACCAAACCATCGAGCGCCTCACCAAGACCAGCAAGGCCAAGGTGAAGACTCTGCGGGAGCGCAAGGCCAAAGCAGCCGCCGCCCCGATGGTCTCCTACCGCAACGCTGCCGACGGGATCACCGTCTCCTTCCCTCTGGGGGTCCCCGCACCTCTGCTGCCCTCCCTACCGCCTGCTGTGCCTCTGCCCACCCCCTGCGGAGTCGGCGGGTGTCCCAACCTCAAGCGCTACTCCTGCTCCCTCACTGGGGTGCCGCTCTGCAGCCTGGCCTGCTACAAGAAGAACTTGCTGCTCCAGCAGGTGGCAGCCTAA